The genomic region ACCTGCACGAACTCGCGCTGCAGCTCCTGCTGGGCGATGTGCGGACCAGGGAGGACCAGTACCTGCGGCTGCTCTTCAGCACCCACATGCTGAGGATCGTGCCCGCGGAGGCCAAAGAGCTGGCCGTGCACACGAAATGCACCTTGTACGAGTTCGAGAAGGCCGCGCCATTGGCCTACACAGAGACCGGTGTCGCCAAGGTGTTCGCCCAGAGCGACGCCGCTGTCGAACAGAGTCGGAGGCTCTTCCGGCGCTTGCAGGAGGCGGCCTTGGATGCGGAACAATCGAAGCGCAAGCTGATGGAGTACGTCAGCGCACTTCGAAAGGACGCCCATGACCTCGGACCGGACCTGGCGTAAGAGCAGCTACAGCGACGGCGACCCCAACGGCGAGTGCGTCGAGGTCTCGTTGGCCCACGACGTGCTGGTGCGCGACTCGAAGAACGCGAGCGGTGACGTGCTCGCGTTCTCCGCAGACGCCTGGCGCCGACTGGCCTACTTGCTGCCCGAGGGGCCCCGGTAGTCGTTCGTCACGATCAGGATGATGCCGGGCGCCGCGTGGTCGATGCCGTTGAACCGCGGCTCCACGCGCGCCTTCAACACCGTGCCCAGTTCCTTGGCCGAGGCTTCCTCGTCGGTGCCCGGCCGGAAGTACACGGTCGTGGTCGGGATCGTGCCGCCCGAGTAGTTGCCCGTCTCGGCGACCTGCCAGCCGTTCGCCTTCACCTCGTCCGAGGCGCGGGCGGCAAGGCCGGCGATGGTGCTGTTGTTGTAGACGCGCACCGGGGACTTCGGGGCACCCGGTTGGGCGACCGGGGGCGGTGCGGGCGCGGTTGTCGTGCCGGCCGGCGGGGGTGTCGTGGCCGAGGGCTGAGCAGTGCTCGACGCGGGAGCGGAGGTGCTCTGCGGCGGCTGCTCGGCTGAGCCGGAGGTGGAAGCGGAGGCGGAGGTGGTCTGCTCCTGGGGCGGCGGCGTGGTGGTCGTGCCGCCTGCTGAGGGCGGGGTGTCGTCGGAGCCGCCGAAGAGGCTCACGACTCCGATCACGACGGCCACGGCGGCGACGCCGAGGAGGGCGAACCCGGCGGCCTTGGCCGGGCGCGACGGGCTTGCGGACTCGGGGGAGGTCATCAGTCCTCGGTGCTCCTGGCGCGGGCGCGAACCCGCTGGCGGCCTGTCCTGACGCCCCGCAAGCGCTTGACCAGCATCGGGTCGGCAGCCAGGGCGGCTTCGGACTCGATCAGGCCGTTCAAGAGCTGGTAGTAGCGGGTCGCGGACATGTCGAACAGTTCCCTGATGGCCTGTTCCTTGGACCCCGAGTACTTCCACCACTGCCGTTCAAACGCGAGCATGGTGCGCTCACGACTGGTCAGCCCGTCAGCGGTAGAAAGCGCCTCGGCGTGATCCATCTGGCTCCCCACGGTCGCCACACCTTCAGGTGCGGGCAATTCAATCACGTGATCGTTCTAACCTACCGCGCGACACCGACAGTTTTGGACGGCTTAAAGTCTGACCATGGCCGTGCACCGCATCGTGATCGCTGGTGACCCCGTACTTCACAACCCCACGCGTGAGGTCACCGAGTTCGACACCGAGCTGAAGACGCTCGTCGACGACATGTTCGAGACGATGGCAGCCGCTCGCGGAGTCGGGCTCGCAGCCAACCAGATCGGTGTCGACCTGCGGGTCTTCGTGTACGACTGCCCGGACGACGAGGGTGTGCAGCACCGCGGTGTGATCGTGAACCCGCGCCTGGAGACCTCTGAGGTCCCGGAGACCATGCCGGACCCGGACGACGACTTCGAAGGCTGCCTGTCGGTGCCCGGCGAGGCGTACCCGACCGGACGCGCCCGTTGGGCGAAGTGCGTGGGGCAAGACCTGGACGGGCAGCCGTTCGAGGTCGAGGGCACCGGGTTCTTCGCGCGGTGCCTGCAGCACGAGACCGACCACCTCGACGGCTACCTGTACCTCGACCGGCTCATCGGGCGGTACAAGAAGGAGTCGAAGCGGATGCTGCGGGACAACGACTGGGGCCGGCCGGACCTGTCCTGGGACCCGGCCGACCCCGCGAACTTCGGCGACGACGAAGACGAAGACTGACGGGACTGACGAGTACTAGCGCAGTACCGACTCCACCTGGGCGAGCTGTTCAGGCGTGAGCGGGCCGAACTGCAGTGCCTTCGCATTCTCCTCGGCCTGGGCCACCGTGCGCACGCCCGGGATCGGGACGAGCCGGGGAGAACGCGCCCAGAACCACGCCAGCGCGCCCTGCACGAGCGTCCGGCCGCCCGAGGTCAGCACGTCCCGGACGGCCTCACGGGCCTCGAAGTAGGCCGGCGTCGGTTTGCCGTTCTCGAAGAACAGCAGCCACCCCGGATCGGTGACCCGCACGTCGTCGGCGGGCAGCTCGGTGAACGTCTCCCGCGCGAGCAGGCCCATCGCCAGCGGGCGCCGGCACAGCACGACGAAGTCGTCCTCCTCCGCCGCGCGGTACATCTCGGGCGTGTCCATCAGGACGTTGATGTCCGCCTGCGCCGCCACACCGTGCTTCCCTCGCGCGAAGAACCGCGCCCGTTCCGGGTCGTCGGTGCTCCAGCCGTACGACACGATCTTGCCCTCCGCGACCAGCTCCTCGCACTCGTCACGCAGCAGCCCCGCCTCGTCCAGGCCCAGGTCGCCCAGGTGCAGCTGGTACAGGTCGATCCGGTCGGTGCCGAGCCGGCGCAGGGACCCCTCGACGGCCTCGCGCAGGTACGGAACCGTGCCGTTGTAGCCGGTCAGCTCGCGCGTGGCCGGGTCGAACTCGTCACCCCACTTGGTCGCGATCACCACCTCGTCCCGCACGTCCGCAAACGCTTGCCCCACCAGCGTCTCGGAGTGCCCGCAGCCGTAGACGTCCGCCGTGTCGACCAGCCGGACGCCCAGGTCGAAACCGCGGCGCAACGCCTTGAGCGACTCCTCGTCGTCGGTCGGTCCCCATCCCACCGGCTGCCCGGCGTAGGTGAACGGGCCACCCATGGCCCACGTGCCGAAACCCAACTTCCCCAGATCCGTCATGGCGACCAGCGAACATCCTGGAGCGCGCTCCAGGTCAAGAAACCCGTTTGCGGGCGTCGGCGACCATCAGAGGCATGCCACTGGAAAACATCGTCGCCTTCGTGACGGCCTCGTTCCTCATCGCACTGTCGCCCGGACCCGGCACGGCCATGGTCCTGCGACAGTCGGTGCACGGGCGGCGGGCCGCGCTGGCGACGGTGTTCGGCATGGAGGTCGGCGTGGCGTGCTGGGCCGTCGCCGCGGCTCTGGGCCTGTCGGTGCTGCTCACCGCGTCGGAGATCGCCTACCACGCGCTGCGGATCGGCGGCGCGGTCTTCCTGGTCTACCTCGGCATCAAGGCGCTGATCAGCAAGAGCCTGCCGGGCGAGGCGCCGCCGCCCAGCCGCGCGTTCCGCAGCGGGCTGGTCGTCAACCTCGCGAACCCGAAGCTGGGCGTGTTCGCGATCTCGTTCCTACCGCAGTTCGTGCCCGCCGGGGAGGCCGGCCAGGGGGTTCTGCTCTTCCTCGCCGCGTTCTGGGTGGTGATCGACACCGTCTGGTACCTGGTCATCGTCACGGTCCTGCACACCATCCGCGGCTGGCTCGGCAGGCCGCGGGTGCGCACGGCTCTGGAGAAGCTGTCGGGCGGCGTGCTGCTGGCGCTCGGAGTCCGGCTGGTACTCGACCCGCGTTGAGGTCGGACCGCCCCGGCGCCAGAACAGCTCGGGCAACCCGGCCAGCTCGGCGAGGGTGGCAGGCGGCGAGCGACTCATAGCCGCCTGCCAGCACGTGCGCGCGGATGCGGTCGAGACGGCCGAACTCGATCACCTCGCCGGCGATGAGGAACGGCAGCACGAGCTTCCAGGCCTGCACGACGGCCGGGCGCTTGCGGTGCGGGGCGCGCATGACCGACCGCGCGACCCGCAGCAGGTGCTCGTTCGCGCTCATCGTGTTCGGGTGGGCCGCGTGGTCCCAGTTCCAGCGGCGTTCCTCGGTGACCGCGCAGCGCACGCACTCGACCGGCCCGGTGCCGAGCTCGGCACCGCAGCGGGAGCACGCGAGCAGCGTCATCGCCCAGTCGACGCAGGTCCACGGGTACACGCCGACGTCGGCGGAGGTCACGAGCTCGGCCAGCTCCCGGTCGGCGAGCTGCGAGGACGTCCGCAGCGCCTCCCAGTCCGCGAGCCAGAACTGGTCGAGCAGCTCGGCGCAGAACCCGCAGTCGGGGTAGCCGCGGCCGGCGAGCTCACCGCACGAAGGGCATGCGGAGACCACGGCGGGACGTTGACCGCGCCGCGCGCCGGGCGGGAACGGCTGGTGATCAGCCACGGGGAAAGATTAGGGGCAAAACGCGGCCTTGGCAGCTGCGGCGCACCGTGACTATGGTCAGGTCTCGACAACTCAACACAACGCGGGAGCTCGCGCCTGAGCGGGCTGAGAGGGTGACTGGCTGTGATGCCGGTGTCACCGACCGCCTGAACCTGACCGGGTAATGCCGGCGTAGGGAGGAATGTCGTGACGGCACTTGACGACCGTTCGGTCAAGCCCAGTGTGACCACCGGCCCGATCTCGGGGTCTCGCAAGGTGTACCGCGAAGTCGCTTCTGACATCCGGGTGCCTTGCCGCAGGGTGGAGCTGACCAACGGCGAGCATGTCGATCTCTACGACACTTCCGGTCCGTATACCGACGACAACGCGACCATCGACGTCCACAGTGGACTTCCTGACCTGAGGTCGGGGTGGATCGCCGCACGGGAACCGATCAACGGAGCTGTCAGCCAGCTCGCGTACGCGAAGGCCGGGATCATCACCCCGGAGATGCGCTACATCGCGGCGCGGGAGAACCTCGACGCGGAGTTCGTGCGCACTGAGGTGGCCATCGGGCGTGCGGTCATCCCGTTGAACCGCAAGCACCCCGAGGCCGAGCCGATGATCATCGGCAAGAAGTTCCTCGTCAAGATCAACGCGAACATCGGCAACTCCGCGGTGTCGTCGTCGATCGAGGACGAGGTGGAGAAGATGGTGTGGGCGACCCGCTGGGGCGCCGACACGATCATGGACCTCTCGACCGGCAAGCGGATCCACGAGACGCGCGAGTGGATCCTGCGCAACTCGCCCGTGCCGGTCGGCACCGTGCCGATCTACCAGGCGCTGGAGAAGGTGAACGGCGACCCGGCGGCGCTGTCGTGGGAGGTGTACCGGGACACCGTGATCGAGCAGTGCGAGCAGGGTGTCGACTACATGACCGTGCACGCGGGCGTGCTGCTGCGGTACGTGCCGCTGACGGCCAAGCGCGTGACCGGCATCGTCTCGCGCGGCGGGTCGATCATGGCCGCGTGGTGCCTGGCGCACCACCGGGAGTCGTTCCTCTACACGCACTTCGAGGAGCTGTGCGACATCCTGCGGGCCTACGACGTGACGTTCTCGCTGGGTGACGGGCTGCGGCCGGGCTCGATCGCGGACGCCAACGACGAGGCGCAGTTCGCGGAGCTGCGCACGCTCGGCGAGCTGACGCACATCGCGCGCGCCAAGGACGTCCAGGTCATGATCGAGGGCCCCGGCCACGTGCCGATGCACAAGATCGCCGAGAACGTGCGGCTGGAGGAGGAGTGGTGCGGTGAGGCGCCGTTCTACACCCTCGGGCCGCTGGCCACGGACATCGCGCCGGCCTACGACCACATCACGTCCGCGATCGGCGCGGCGCAGATCGGCTGGCTGGGCACCGCGATGCTCTGCTACGTCACGCCGAAGGAGCACCTGGGCCTGCCGAACCGGGACGACGTGAAGACCGGTGTGATCACGTACAAGATCGCGGCGCACTCCGCGGACCTCGCCAAGGGGCACCCCGGCGTGCAGGACTGGGACGACGCGCTGTCGAAGGCGCGGTTCGAGTTCCGGTGGGAGGACCAGTTCAACCTCTCGCTCGACCCGGACACGGCTCGCTCGTTCCACGACGAGACGCTGCCCGCCGAGCCCGCGAAGACCGCGCACTTCTGCTCGATGTGCGGGCCGAAGTTCTGCTCGATGAAGATCACGCAGGACGTGCGGCGCTACGCCGAGGAACGCGGACTGTCCACTGTGGAGGCCATCGAGGCCGGCATGGCGGAGAAGTCCGGCGAGTTCGCCGGCACCGGCAACAAGGTGTACCTGCCCGTCGTGGAGACTTCGTGACACCTCCGAGGGTCCTCACCATCGCCGGAAGCGATTCCGGCGGTGGTGCGGGCATTCAGGCCGACCTCCGCACGATGTTCGCGTGCGGAGTGCACGGGTGTGTCGCTTTGACGGCTGCGACCGTGCAGAACTCCCTCGGCGTCACGGGGGTGCACGAGATCCCGGCCGACGTCGTCGCTGCGCAGATCGTGTCGGTGGTGTCGGACATCGGGGTGCAGGCGGCGAAGACCGGGATGCTGGCGTCGGCGGCGATCATCGAGGCGATCACGCCGGCGTTGGACTCGGTGGGGATCGGCCGGGGTCGTGTTCCGTTCGTCGTCGACCCGGTGTCGGCGTCGATGCACGGGGACCAGCTGCTGGCGGATTCGGCGCTCGATGCGTTGAAGGGGTTGCTGTTCCCGCGGGCGACGCTGGTGACGCCGAACCTGGACGAGGTGCGGCTGATCACCGGGATCGCGGTGAAGGACCGGGCCGGCCAGCGGGACGCGGCGGTGGCGCTGCACGAGCTGGGGCCGGAGTGGGTGCTGGTCAAGGGCGGCCACATGTGGGACGACCCGGAGTGCCTGGACCTGCTGTACGACGGGCGCGACTTTGTGGAACTGCCCGGCCCGCGTTACGACACCACGCACACGCACGGCAGCGGTGACACGTTGGCGTCGTCGATCAGCTCGGCGCTGGCGCGCGGGGCGTCGGTGCCGGAGGCGGTGCGGTTCGGCAAGGACTTCATCGTGCGCTCGGTCGCGGCGGCCTATCCCCTGGGTTCCGGGGACGGGCCGGTGTCGCCGTTCTGGAGGTTGGAGAGGTAACGGGCGTACATCGCCCGCAGGTCGGTCTGCTCCGGGTCGAGCAGCCAGACCGTGAGCGCGCCCTCGAGGAACGCGATGAGCTCTGTCGCGGCCGCTTCGCCCAGCGTCTTGGCGAAGTGGCCGCGCAGGAGCCGGTTCCTGGCGCGGAACCGTTCGGTGATCTCGTCGTCGCGGGCCAGGTGCTCCGCCTGCAGCACGGTGTGCAGCGTGGCCAAACCCTTGTGCCGCATGGTGTAGTCGGCGTCTTCCAGCAGGGCTTGGACGAGGTCCGCGGTGGTGATGCGCGCGGCTGCCCGGCTGTCGAACTCGTCGAGGACGGCCTTGAGCAGGTTTTCCTTGGTGCCGAAGTGGTGGATGACCGCTGACGGCGTGACGCCCGCCTTCTTGGCGATGGCCGCGACGCCCGTGCCCGCGTAGCCGTTGGTGCCGAACAGCTCGATCGCGGCGCCGACGATCTCGCGACGTCGCTCGACGCCGCGCTGCTGCACCTGTCCCTTGATCCCTGCGATGCGAAAAAGAGTAGCGCGCGCTCATTATGCTGCATGGTCATGCAGGAAAATGAGATCAGGACGTCGTTGGTCATCCCCGCGCCGGTGGAGGACGTGTGGAAGGTGCTGGTGGACTTCGCGGGCTATGCCGCGTGGAACCCCGTCATGGAGTACGTGCAGGTGGACGGGGTTCGGACGCGGGTGGTGGCGGCGAAGGGCACGCCGTTCGAGCGCGAGTTCGAGGGGGAGCTGGTGTCGGTCGAGCCGTACGCCGTGTCGTCCCAGGGCGGTGATCCGGAGACGTTCTTCGGGCGTCACCGCTGGGAGCTCACGGCGGTCGAGGGCGGCACGCGGCTGGTGAACGCCGAGGAGTTCAGCGGGGTGATGGCCACCGACGTGCTGGCGCAGACGCGTGAGGTGCTGGTGGCGGAGTTCGACGCGTTCAACCAGGCGCTGGCGCAGGTCGTCACCACTCGCTGATCATGGTGCGGTGCCCCTGACCGTGGATCCCACCCGGCCCGCCGGGTCGTTGCGCGCTCTCGACCAACCGCGGCTGACCGGTGACCGGCTGGTGTTGCGGCCGTGGCAGGACGCCGATGCCGCCGCCGTGCTGGCGGCCTTCTCCTGTCCCGACATCCAGTGGTGGCACATCCGGCGGATGGACACGCTCGACGAGGCTCGCGAGTGGATCGCGGACTGGGCGACGCGGTGGGACGGCGAGAAGGACTCCAGCTGGGCGGTGGTCGACGACACCGGCCGGGTCGTCGGTCAGGTCGGCCTGCGCGCGGTCTCGCTGTTCGAGGGGTCGGCGGCGTTGTCGTACTGGGTGCTGCCCGAGGCCCGCGGCGCCGAGGTGGCGGTGCGGGCCGCCAGGACGTTGACCCGCTGGGTCTTCGACGTCCTGCGCCTGCACCGGGTCGCGCTGGAGCACTCGACGGCCAACGCGGCGTCGTGCCGGGTCGCGACCAAGCTCGGGTTCGCCGTCGAGGACACGCTGCGGGGCTCGGCGCGACAGGCGGACGGCTGGCACGACATGCACCAGCACGCCCTGCTGCGCACCGACGGGTGAGGACCTACTTCGACTCTTCGCCGACCAGGGTTTCCAACGCGTCCAAGGCGTTCACCAAAGCCGAGACGTGTTCGGGCGTGAGCTGTTCGATGCGGCGCTGCAGCTCACGCACCCGCGCGGAACGCACGCCGGACACCATGGTCTCGCCCTCGGGCGTGGGGGTGGCGAGCCAGGCGCGGCCGTCCTGCGGGTCGGGTTCGCGCTTCACGTAACCCGCCTCGACGAGGGCGGCGACGATGCGGGACAGCGTCGGAGGGGCCACGCCCTCCTTGGTGGCGAGGTCGCCCAGGCGCATGGGGCCGCAGCGGGCGAGCGTCGCCAGCGCGGAGACCGCGCCGGGGCCGAGTCCGGGGGAACCGGTGCGTCGCAGCAACCGGGCCAGCCGGCCGATCGCCAGGTACAGGCGCGCGGTCGCGTCCTCGACCTCGGCGTCAATGGGGGCCGTCACGACGTCTAGTCCTCCTCGGGAACAGGCAATGGTCCATCTTCCCCCAACACGTGTGCACCCAAGGTAGCGGCTCCACCTCGGCAAGATCTGGCAAAGGGACGGAACGGTCACAGTCCAGGTGACGAGGCCTGGGCCCAGAAGCGCTGCGGGATGCGGCCTGCCAGCTTCGCGAGCCGGCCGCCTTCCACCGCACAACGCATCGCGGCGCCCATCAGTTCCGGGTTGTCGGCGCGGGTCACGGCGGTCGCGAGCAGAACGGCCGAACAGCCGAGCTCCATGGCCAACGCGGCGTCCGAGGCCGTGCCGATGCCCGCGTCGAGCACGACCGGGACCGTCGCGCGGGCGGTGATGAGCTCGATGTTGTGCGGGTTGCGGATGCCGAGGCCGGTGCCGATCGGCGACCCCAGCGGCATCACGGTCGCGCAGCCGATGTCCTGCAGCTTCAGCGCCAGCACCGGGTCGTCGTTGGTGTAGGGCAGGACCACGAAGCCGTCGTTGACGAGGCGTTCGGCGGCGTCGAGGAGCTCGACCGGGTCGGGCAGCAGGGTCTCCTCGTCGTGGACGACCTCCAGCTTGACCCAGTTCGTCTCCAGGGCCTCGCGGGCGAGCTGCGCGGTGAGCACGGCCTCGGCCGACGTGCGGCAGCCCGCGGTGTTGGGCAGGACCTCGATGCCCAGGCGCCGCAACAACTCCAGCACGCCGGTCTGGCCGGCGGCGTCGACCCGGCGCATGGCCACGGTGGTGAGCTCGGTGCCGGACGCGACCAGCGCGCGTTCGAGCACCGAGAGGTTGGCTGCACCGCCGGTGCCGGTGATGAGCCGGGAGCGGAACTCCTTGCCCGCGATGATGAGCGGATCGTCCACGTCAGCCTCCCTGGACCGCGGTCAGCACTTCGACCACGCCGCCGTCCGGCACGATCGTCTTCTCCCACAACGCCTTCGGCACCACGGCACCGTCGAGCGCGACGGCCACGCCCTGCGCGGGCGCACCCACCAGCGCCACCACGGCGGCGACCGACGTGCCGTCGGCCAGGTCCCGGAATGTGCCGTTGACCTTTGCTTTCACGACGTTCCTCCTTCGAGCAGCCGCAGCACCTCGCGCGCCG from Lentzea guizhouensis harbors:
- a CDS encoding LytR C-terminal domain-containing protein, with product MTSPESASPSRPAKAAGFALLGVAAVAVVIGVVSLFGGSDDTPPSAGGTTTTPPPQEQTTSASASTSGSAEQPPQSTSAPASSTAQPSATTPPPAGTTTAPAPPPVAQPGAPKSPVRVYNNSTIAGLAARASDEVKANGWQVAETGNYSGGTIPTTTVYFRPGTDEEASAKELGTVLKARVEPRFNGIDHAAPGIILIVTNDYRGPSGSK
- a CDS encoding DUF3263 domain-containing protein encodes the protein MDHAEALSTADGLTSRERTMLAFERQWWKYSGSKEQAIRELFDMSATRYYQLLNGLIESEAALAADPMLVKRLRGVRTGRQRVRARARSTED
- a CDS encoding peptide deformylase produces the protein MAVHRIVIAGDPVLHNPTREVTEFDTELKTLVDDMFETMAAARGVGLAANQIGVDLRVFVYDCPDDEGVQHRGVIVNPRLETSEVPETMPDPDDDFEGCLSVPGEAYPTGRARWAKCVGQDLDGQPFEVEGTGFFARCLQHETDHLDGYLYLDRLIGRYKKESKRMLRDNDWGRPDLSWDPADPANFGDDEDED
- a CDS encoding MarR family winged helix-turn-helix transcriptional regulator; the encoded protein is MTAPIDAEVEDATARLYLAIGRLARLLRRTGSPGLGPGAVSALATLARCGPMRLGDLATKEGVAPPTLSRIVAALVEAGYVKREPDPQDGRAWLATPTPEGETMVSGVRSARVRELQRRIEQLTPEHVSALVNALDALETLVGEESK
- the thiD gene encoding bifunctional hydroxymethylpyrimidine kinase/phosphomethylpyrimidine kinase; translated protein: MTPPRVLTIAGSDSGGGAGIQADLRTMFACGVHGCVALTAATVQNSLGVTGVHEIPADVVAAQIVSVVSDIGVQAAKTGMLASAAIIEAITPALDSVGIGRGRVPFVVDPVSASMHGDQLLADSALDALKGLLFPRATLVTPNLDEVRLITGIAVKDRAGQRDAAVALHELGPEWVLVKGGHMWDDPECLDLLYDGRDFVELPGPRYDTTHTHGSGDTLASSISSALARGASVPEAVRFGKDFIVRSVAAAYPLGSGDGPVSPFWRLER
- a CDS encoding GNAT family N-acetyltransferase, which codes for MPLTVDPTRPAGSLRALDQPRLTGDRLVLRPWQDADAAAVLAAFSCPDIQWWHIRRMDTLDEAREWIADWATRWDGEKDSSWAVVDDTGRVVGQVGLRAVSLFEGSAALSYWVLPEARGAEVAVRAARTLTRWVFDVLRLHRVALEHSTANAASCRVATKLGFAVEDTLRGSARQADGWHDMHQHALLRTDG
- the thiC gene encoding phosphomethylpyrimidine synthase ThiC: MTALDDRSVKPSVTTGPISGSRKVYREVASDIRVPCRRVELTNGEHVDLYDTSGPYTDDNATIDVHSGLPDLRSGWIAAREPINGAVSQLAYAKAGIITPEMRYIAARENLDAEFVRTEVAIGRAVIPLNRKHPEAEPMIIGKKFLVKINANIGNSAVSSSIEDEVEKMVWATRWGADTIMDLSTGKRIHETREWILRNSPVPVGTVPIYQALEKVNGDPAALSWEVYRDTVIEQCEQGVDYMTVHAGVLLRYVPLTAKRVTGIVSRGGSIMAAWCLAHHRESFLYTHFEELCDILRAYDVTFSLGDGLRPGSIADANDEAQFAELRTLGELTHIARAKDVQVMIEGPGHVPMHKIAENVRLEEEWCGEAPFYTLGPLATDIAPAYDHITSAIGAAQIGWLGTAMLCYVTPKEHLGLPNRDDVKTGVITYKIAAHSADLAKGHPGVQDWDDALSKARFEFRWEDQFNLSLDPDTARSFHDETLPAEPAKTAHFCSMCGPKFCSMKITQDVRRYAEERGLSTVEAIEAGMAEKSGEFAGTGNKVYLPVVETS
- the thiS gene encoding sulfur carrier protein ThiS, with translation MKAKVNGTFRDLADGTSVAAVVALVGAPAQGVAVALDGAVVPKALWEKTIVPDGGVVEVLTAVQGG
- a CDS encoding SRPBCC domain-containing protein, which produces MQENEIRTSLVIPAPVEDVWKVLVDFAGYAAWNPVMEYVQVDGVRTRVVAAKGTPFEREFEGELVSVEPYAVSSQGGDPETFFGRHRWELTAVEGGTRLVNAEEFSGVMATDVLAQTREVLVAEFDAFNQALAQVVTTR
- a CDS encoding LysE family translocator — encoded protein: MPLENIVAFVTASFLIALSPGPGTAMVLRQSVHGRRAALATVFGMEVGVACWAVAAALGLSVLLTASEIAYHALRIGGAVFLVYLGIKALISKSLPGEAPPPSRAFRSGLVVNLANPKLGVFAISFLPQFVPAGEAGQGVLLFLAAFWVVIDTVWYLVIVTVLHTIRGWLGRPRVRTALEKLSGGVLLALGVRLVLDPR
- a CDS encoding TetR/AcrR family transcriptional regulator, with the protein product MQQRGVERRREIVGAAIELFGTNGYAGTGVAAIAKKAGVTPSAVIHHFGTKENLLKAVLDEFDSRAAARITTADLVQALLEDADYTMRHKGLATLHTVLQAEHLARDDEITERFRARNRLLRGHFAKTLGEAAATELIAFLEGALTVWLLDPEQTDLRAMYARYLSNLQNGDTGPSPEPRG
- a CDS encoding thiazole synthase; the encoded protein is MDDPLIIAGKEFRSRLITGTGGAANLSVLERALVASGTELTTVAMRRVDAAGQTGVLELLRRLGIEVLPNTAGCRTSAEAVLTAQLAREALETNWVKLEVVHDEETLLPDPVELLDAAERLVNDGFVVLPYTNDDPVLALKLQDIGCATVMPLGSPIGTGLGIRNPHNIELITARATVPVVLDAGIGTASDAALAMELGCSAVLLATAVTRADNPELMGAAMRCAVEGGRLAKLAGRIPQRFWAQASSPGL
- a CDS encoding DUF397 domain-containing protein, encoding MTSDRTWRKSSYSDGDPNGECVEVSLAHDVLVRDSKNASGDVLAFSADAWRRLAYLLPEGPR
- a CDS encoding aldo/keto reductase; the protein is MTDLGKLGFGTWAMGGPFTYAGQPVGWGPTDDEESLKALRRGFDLGVRLVDTADVYGCGHSETLVGQAFADVRDEVVIATKWGDEFDPATRELTGYNGTVPYLREAVEGSLRRLGTDRIDLYQLHLGDLGLDEAGLLRDECEELVAEGKIVSYGWSTDDPERARFFARGKHGVAAQADINVLMDTPEMYRAAEEDDFVVLCRRPLAMGLLARETFTELPADDVRVTDPGWLLFFENGKPTPAYFEAREAVRDVLTSGGRTLVQGALAWFWARSPRLVPIPGVRTVAQAEENAKALQFGPLTPEQLAQVESVLR